The segment GGAGCTGCTCGGGCCCGACGAGGTCACGCCACGTCGCCGGGCCGAGCTGCTGCCGTACCTCACCGGGAAGCGCGAGTCGGCGCCGACCACCCTCGGCAATCCCTTCCGAACCGGCAGCCAGACCACGCCCTCGGTGGGCGCGGATTTTCGCCTGGGGCTGGGACGCGGCTTCCAGCTCGACGGCACGGTGAATCCCGACTTTGGCCAGGTCGAGGTCGACCCGGCGGTCGTGAACCTCAGCGACGTCGAGGTCTTCTTCGATGAACGCCGTCCGTTCTTTGTCGAGGGGATCAACGTCTTCCGCTTCGGCTACGGCGGGGCCAACAACTTCATGGGCTTCAACTGGGTCAACCTCGATCCCTTCTACTCGCGCCGCATCGGTCGCGCGCCGCAGGGCCGGATTCCGGAGTCGCCGTTCAGCGAAGCGCCGCAGGGTGTCCGGATCCTCGGCGCAGCCAAGCTGACGGGCCGGCTTGGCTCGTGGAATGTCGGTACCCTGTCGGCGCTGACGCAGCGCGAGCACGCGCGTCTCTCTGACGGCACGGTCGAGCAGCGCGCCGAGATCGAGCCGCTCGCCGGGTACGGCGTGGTGCGGGCGCAGCGCGACTTCGCCGGCGGACGTCACGGCCTGGGCGTGCTCGGCACGGTGACGCATCGCGATTTTCGCGACAACAGCCTGCGCGACCAGATGGATGCGGGGGCCCAGCTCGCGGGACTCGATGGGTGGCTGACACTCGACAGCAAGCGCACGTGGGTCATGAGCGGCTGGGGCGCGATCAGCCGGGTGACCGGCACGGCCGCCCGCATCACCGCGCTGCAGGCCGGGGCGGGGCACTACTACCAGCGCCCCGACGCGGACCACGTCGAACTCGATCCCGACGCGACGACGATGTCGGGCTCCTTCGGGCGCCTCACCCTCAACAAGCAGAACGGCAGCACGCTCTTCAACGCCGCCGTGGGCGCGGTGTCGCCGGGCTTCGAGGCGAACGACCTCGGCTTCGTCGGCCGCACCGACGTGCTGAATGCCCATGTGTCCAGCGGCTATCGCTGGACCAAGCCGCGCGGCCTGATCAACTCCGCCCGCTATGCCACCACGATCTTCGGCACCTGGGACTTTGGCGGGGCGCGCAACAGCGCCGGGTGGTGGAACAACGTCAACATCACCTGGAGCAATTTCTCCGGCACCTACTTCGGGGGAACGGTCAATCCGGCGTCGACGAACGTGCGCGGGACGCGCGGTGGCCCCGCGATGGCCTCACCAGGGGGCTTCGAAGCGTTCGCTGGCTGGACCAGCGACGAGCGGAAGCCGCTGTCGTTCGAGGTGGAGCTGAGCGGGTCGCGGTATGCCGGCGGCGAGCGGCATGCGCAGAACTATTCCATCGCCGCCACCTATCGGCCGGCTTCCAACGTCTCGATCAGCGTGGGCCCGAGCTACGAGGCACTGCGCAACCCGGCGCAGTACCTGCGCGCCGCCGACGATCCCGCCGCAACCGCGACGTACGGACGCCGCTATCTCTTCGGCGATCTCGACCAGCAGACGCTGAGCGGCAACATTCGCGTCAACTGGATCCTCTCCCCGAAGACGTCGATCGAGCTCTTCGCGCAGCCGCTGATCTCCTCGGGACGCTACCACACCGTGCGCGAGCTGCGGGCTCCGGGGACCTTCGCCTTCCGCGATTTCGGGACGGAGGGATCGACGGTGGATCGGGCGGCCGGTGTGGTCGACCCCGATGGAGCCGGGGCAGCCCCCGCGATCACGATCGGGCAGCCCGATTTCACCTTCGCGTCGTTGCGGGGCAACGCGGTGTTCCGGTGGGAGTACACCGCTGGCTCGACCTTCTTCCTGGTCTGGACGCAGCAGCGCGCGTACCAGGATTCGCAGGGACGTTTCGCACCGGGGAGCAGCTTCGACCGTCTCCTCTCGGAGCCCGGTCAGCAGGTGCTGATGATGAAGTTGAGCTACTGGTTGAACCGCTAGCGGCTCAGCGCGGCACCGTCAGCAGGGCGACGGCGGCCCGGAGGTCGGCAGCCACCGGAAATCCGAGGCTGCCGGCCTCGTCCGCGTGGAGTGCCCCATCGCCGGTCAGGACCAGGATGGCCTGTGCGCCGAGGGTCCGCGCCGGCAGGAGGTCACCGGGCCGGTCTCCCACGCACCAGGACCGCGCCAGGTCAATGCCGAAGCGTTCGGTGGCTTGCCGGTGCATCGCCGTGCCTGGCTTGCGGCAGTCGCAGCTGTCCTCGCGCCGATGTGGGCAGTGGTACACCGCGTCGATGGTGATGCCGTGGACGAGAAGCTGCCGGTGGAGTTCGGCCTGCACCGCGGCGAAGTCGGCCTCGGTGAAGAAGCCCTGCCCGATCCCGGACTGATTGGTGACGATGATGCGGAGGTAGCCGAGACGGGTCAGCTCGTGGAGTGCGTCGATGACCCCGGGAAGGAGGACCACACCCGCTGGATCGGCGAGATGGCCAGGGTCCTCGATCAGGGTGCCGTCGCGATCGAGGAAGACGGCCGGCGCGCGGTCTGTCATCGGCGCGTCGGCCGGCCGCTGGTCGAGTCGGGGCGCGCCTTGGCGGTCGAGTCCTTCGTGGCGGCGAGTGAATCCGCCTTGCTGGGTACGGGCTTCCGTCCCTCGACGCGAATCCGGAGCGTCGTCGCCACCCCGCCGCCGATGGTCCGGACGCCGTGGAGTTCGACCACGTAGCTGGTCGCGCTCTGGACCACGCCCGCCGTGCGCACCATCAGTCGCGTCGTGAGCGGCGGGCGCACCTGCTCAACGCTGTCCGGTGGCGGTGCGGTCGGCGCACCACGGACGGGCCGTCGTGCCGGCGGCGCCGCGGGGCGCGCGTCCGGCGGGGTGCTGTCGGCCTTGGCCGCCGCGGTATCGTCCGGTGCCTTCACGGGGGTGAGACCACCGCGCCCGCGATAGAGCGAATCGTGCGCGGGCTGCGGGAGCGCGCCGAGCGGCCCGATCGTGCCGGAGTCCGGGAGTTGCACCACCCGGATCGAGTCGGCCGGCAGCGCGAAGCGCGGGTCAAGGGTCTGCGTGAGCACCACGCCGATCGTGAAGGAGTCGACGCGCTCGGCCGACTGAATGCGCGGCGGCGTCGAGTCGCGCGGAAAGGCCCAGATCTCGCCGACCACGTCGGTGGCGGCGGTGACGCGCACGGTGTCCCAGGACTCCTTCGGGCCGCGGCGACGATTGCGATCCTGATCGACGACGGCCCCGACGAGAAAGGTGCCCCGCGGCAGCGGACCGAATGCAAAACGGCCATTGGAGTCCGCGAGCGTGCGATAGGGGAGGGAGTCCGGCAGCAGCAACGCCTCGATCAGCGCGAGCGGAACGGGGCGCTGCGTCCCCCAGTCGACGGCGCGCCCAATGAGGTACCGCCCGGGCAGCGCGCCACCGGTGGAGAGCGTGATCACCGACGCCTGTTGCGACACGTTCGAGGGTTCGCGGATGTCGCGGATCCCGGGCGCCAACTCGATGCGATAGACGGTATTGGGAAGCCAGCCGTCGCGGGGGCGGACCAGCAGGCGATTGCGCTTCCACTGTACGCGCGGGATGACGCTGTCCGGTGCCGGCGAGAGCATGACCAGGCGTTCGAGTTCGCCGTTGCCGGTGCCGAAGTTCGGCTGCGTCCCCTCGGAGATGATCTCGTCGAACCTGAACTCGACCCAGCCATCGAAGCCGTCGAGCATCCGCACCGAGTCGGGGATGGTGCCGATCAGCAGCGGCGGCGTACCATCGGCCGGCCCGCCCGGGGGCGGGGCCATGCGCGCGCAGCCCGCGAGCAGGCACGCCCCGAGTGCGAGCCGCCTCAGTCCGTGCACCCGAGTGCGATGCGCTTGGCGCGCAGCGCCTCCGCCTGGGCGCGCCAGGCGACGAGCTTCTCGCGCTCCTTGTCGATGATCGCCGCTGGTGCGCGGGCGACGAACTGCTCGTTGCCGAGCTTGGTCTCCTGTGCGGTGACCAGCGCATCAAGCTTGTCGGCCTCGGCACCGAGGCGCGCGCACTCCTTCGCGATGTCGACCAGGTCGCCGAGCGGCACGAACACGATCGTGCGGTCGTCGAGCACGATGGTCCCACCCGGCTCATCCGGCGCGGTGCCGATGGTCAGCGTCTCGACCTTGGCCAGCCGGCGTACCGTCTCGCCCTCGGCCGCGAGCGCACGCGCGGCCACCGGGCTCGCGTCGCTCACGGTCACCGACACGGTCTGCCCCGGAGCCACCGCATACTCGGCGCGCAACGCGCGCACGGCGCCGATGACGGCCTGCGCGGCGCCGAACTCCTCGAGCGCGGCCGCATCCGCACGGCCGTCGCTCGCGAGCGGCCAGGCGGCGAGGGAGATGGTCGCGTCGGGTGCTGAGTTCGGGAGCCGCTGCCAGAGTGCCTCGGTGATGAACGGCATCACCGGGTGCAGCAGGCGCAGGCCCTGATCGAAGACGTGGGCCGCGACGGCGCGTGCCGTCTCGCCACCGGGGGCGTTGCCATAGAGGCGCGGCTTCACCTGCTCGACGTACCAGTCCGCGAGGTCACTCCAGAGGAAGTGGTACACCGCGGCGGCCGCGTCGTTGAGCCGATAGCGTTCGTACTGCAGCGTCGCCTCGCGGATGGTTGCCTCGGCGCGCGCAAGGATCCAGCGATCGGCGAGCGTGAGATCACGCTCCGCGATCGACGCGAGCGGCGCGGCGCCGGCCTCGAGGTGTCCGAGGAGGAAACGACCGATGTTCCACAGCTTGTTGGCGAAGTTGCGGCCCGGCGCGAACGAGACGTCGAGATCGGCCGGATCGAGAATCAGGTCCGTCCCCACCGCCATCCCGCTCACCATGGTGTAGCGGAGGGCGTCGGCGCCGAAGCGATCGATCACCTCGAGCGGGTCGATGCCGTTGCCCAGCGACTTCGACATCTTGCGATGCTGGGTGTCGCGCACGGTGCCGTGCAGGTACACGGTGCGGAACGGCACCTCGCCGCGGAAGGCGAGGCCGGCCATGATCATCCGGGCCACCCAGAAGAAGAGGATCTCCGGGGCCGTGACGAGTGTCGCGCCAGGGTAGAAGGCGCGGAGATCGTCCGTCTCCTCGGGCCAGCCGAGCGACGAGAATGGCACCAGCCACGACGAGAACCAGGTGTCGAGCACATCCTCGTCCTGCCGCACGGCGCCGCCACAGGCGGTGCACGCCTCGACATCGGTGCGCGAGACGATGGTCTGTCGACATCCTTCAGCCTCGCAGTACCAGACCGGGATGCGATGGCCCCACCAGAGCTGGCGCGAGATGCACCAATCGCGGATGTTCTCGAGCCACATGGCGTAGTTGTCGCCCTGGCGCTCGGGGAGGAAGCTCACCCGGCCGTCGCGGTACGCCTGCAGCGCCGGATCGGCGAGCGGCTGCATCTTCACGAACCACTGGTCCGACAAGCGCGGCTCGACCACCGTGTCGCAGCGGTAGCAATGGCCCACGGCGTGGCGATGCGCCTCCACCTTCTCCAGCAGCCCGAGCGCGTCGAACTCGGCGACCACGCGCTTCCGCGCCTCAAAGCGATCGAGGCCCCGGAAGCGTTCGGGGACGGTGTCGTTCATCTTCGCGTCGTCGGTCATCACGTCGAGCTGGGCCAGGCCGTGGCGCTTGCCGATCTCGAAGTCGGTCGGATCATGCGCGGGCGTGACCTTGACGGCGCCCGAGCCGAAGTCGGCCTCGACCGCCTCGTCGCCGACGATCGGGATGAGTCGGTCGGCGAGTGGCAGGCGCAGCTGGGTGCCGATCAGCGCGGCGTAGCGCGGGTCGGTCGGGTGCACGGCCACCGCGGTGTCGCCGAGCATCGTCTCGGGGCGGGTGGTCGCCACGGTGACGAAGCCCTGACCGTCCTCGCGCGGGTAGCGGAGGTGCCAGATCTTGCCGTCGGTCTCTTCCTTCTCCGCCTCCTCGTTCGAGAGGGCGGTGAGGCAGCGGGGGCACCAGTTGATGATGTACTTGCCGCGATAGATCAGGCCGCGCTCGTGCAGCGTGACGAACACCTCGCGGACCGCGCGCGAGAGATCCTCGTCGAGCGTGAAGTAGGTGCGCGACCAGTCGCAGCTGGCGCCGAGCGCCTTGAGCTGCTCGAGGATCACACCACCCGTCTCTTCGACAAACCCGCGGACGCGGGTGACAAACGCCTCGCGACCCACATCGAAGCGGGTCAGTCCTTCCTTGGCGAGCAGCTTCTCCACCACGTTCTGCGTGGCGATGCCGGCGTGGTCGGTGCCGGGCACCCAGAGTGCCTTGCGACCACGCATCCGCTCGAAACGGATCAACACATCCTGCAGGGTGTTGTTGAGTCCGTGTCCGGCGTGCAGCACGGCGGTCACGTTCGGCGGCGGGATCTGGATGACGTACGGCTCACCGGGAGCGTTGGCGTCGACCGTGTAGAATCCGCGGTCCTGCCACCACTGGTAGAGCGGGCCCTCGATGGCGCGTGGGTCGTATTGGGGGGCGAGCGGTTCGGTCACGCGATCGCCTCGTCGCCCAATTCGGCCGCGCCCAGCTCGACCAGGTCGTCCTCGCCGCGCACGAGCAGGCAATTCACCAGCCGCTCCACCGTCACCGCCTCGGCCACGAGCCTCGCGGCGGTCGAGCGCGCGCGGCGATCGGGCACCCAGCCATGCAGTTCGAGGGCATTCCGGCCGACAGGCACGACCTCGAGCTGCAGGCCGCGCAGCCGCACGTCGGCATCGAGCGCCGCCTGGGCGTCATGGACCAGTTCGGCGACCGAGCGATCGCCCACCGGGGCGGTCTGGCGGTCGCGGCGAGTGACCCGGGTGGCCCGGGGGCCGACCAGTTCTCCCACCAGAAATCCGAGGGCGGCACCGAGGGCGAGGCCGGCCGTGACAAGGCCGGCGGCAGCGAGGCCGTCAGGGCGGGAAGGGCGGCGGCGTGCAGCGAAACGAGGCATGATGCTAAAATACTAGGCTCGGTCGGCACGGCCTATGCCCTGCCGCCACGTGTGGAACCCTTTGCCAGGCTGGCCCCGATGACCGCTGCTCTCGACGCCCCGATCCGCGTGACCCTCCCCGATGGCTCCATTCGCGAGCTCGAGGCGGGGACCACCGGCGCGGCGCTGGCCGCGGCGATCGGGGCCGGGCTGGCGCGGGCGGCGGTCGCGATCCGGGTCAATGGCGACATCCGCGACCTCGGCCGCCCGCTGGTGGACGGCGATCAAGTCGCGATCCTGACCGAACGCGATGCCGATGCCCTCCCGGTCCTGCGCCACTCGGCGGCCCACATTCTCGCGACCGCGGTGCGGAAGATCTTCCCCGGCGCCGGGATCGGATTCGGCCCGTCGATCGACGAGGGCTTCTACTACGACTTCGATGTGCCCCGGCCCTTCACGCCCGAGGACCTTGAGGCGCTCGAGGCGGCGATGGCCGAGGTCGTGGCGGCGGACTACCCCTTCGTGCGCGAGGAGGTCTCCCGCGAGGAGGCCAACGCCCGCTTCGCCGACGATCCGCTCAAGCTGGAACGGATCAGCGAGCTCGGCCCCGACGAGACGATCACCATCTACACCGATGGCCCGTTTGTCGACCTCTGCCGCGGGCCGCACGTGCCGAGCACGGCGAAGCTCAAGCACTTCAAGCTGCTCACGGGGGCCGGCGCCTACTGGCGCGGCGACTCGTCGCGGCAGATGCTGCAGCGGATCTACGGCACGGCCTACTTCAAGAAGGACGAGCTGGCGCAGCACCTCTTCCGGCTCGAAGAGTCGAAGAAGCGCGACCACCGGATGCTCGGCAAGCAGCTCGATCTCTTCATGTTCCACCCGTTCGCCCCGGGCGCGGCGTTCTGGACCGAGAAGGGGACGGTGATCTACAACGCGCTCAACGACTACATGCGCGCGCTGCAGCGGGATGGCTATCGGGAGATCCGCACACCCCTGATGTACAACAAGGGGCTGTGGGAAATCTCCGGGCACTGGGGGAAGTACAAGGAGAACATGTTCCTCGTCCTCGACAACGAGAGCAATGAGCATGACTTCTCGTTGAAGCCGATGAACTGTCCGTCGCACCACCTGCTCTACGGCAGCAAGAAGCACTCGTACCGGGAGCTGCCGATCCGCTACGTCACCTACGACGTGCTGCACCGGAACGAAGTCTCGGGCGCGCTCTCGGGCCTCACGCGCGTTCGGCAATTTGCGCAGGATGACTGCCACATCTACCTGATGGAGCGGCAGATCCAGGCCGAGGTGCACCGGCTGGTGCAGTTCATCCTCAAGTACTACGAGACCTTCGGCCTGAAGGCGACGCTGAAGTTCGCCACGCGGCCGGAGCAGCGGATCGGCTCGGACCAGCTCTGGGACGAGGCGGAGCGCGCGCTGCGCCACGCCCTCGAGGCCACCGGGCAGTCGTACGAGCTGAAGCCGGGCGACGGGGCATTCTACGGACCGAAGATCGACTTCGATGTCGAGGACGCCCTCGGCCGGAAGTGGCAGCTGGGCACGATTCAGCTCGACTACAACGCGGCCGATCGCTTCGACCTCTCGTTCGTCGGCGAGGACAACGCGGATCATCGGCCGGTGGTGATCCACCGCGCCGTGAACGGCTCGTTCGAGCGCTTCATCGCGATCCTGATCGAGCACTTCGCCGGGGCGTTCCCGCTCTGGCTGTCGCCGGAGCAGGTCCGGGTCGTGCCGATCAGCGACGCGCAGCGCGACGCCGCCGAAGCGGTGACGGCGACGCTGCGGGACGCCGGCATCCGCGCGACGCTGGACGACCGCAACGAGACGCTGAACTACCGGATTCGCGATGGCGAGATGGCGAAGGTGCCCTACCTCGCCGTGGTCGGCGGCCGGGAAGCGGAGAGCGGCGCCGTGGCGGTCCGGGTCCGCGGGGCGGGGAACAAGCAGGAGGTCATCGCGCTGACGGAGTTCACGGCGCGCCTGGTGGAGGAGGTGCGGACGAGGACGCGGAGCCTGGGCGCCCCCCCATTATCTTCCCCCGCGTCCTGAATCCTTGAGGTCGCATGTCTGACCAGCACATTCCCGTCATCGTCGCCGCCTGCCGGACGCCGATCGGTCGTTATCAGGGCGCCTTGTCCTCGCTTCCCGCGACGCGACTTGGCGCCCTTGCCATTGCCGACGTGGTGCGCCGCGCCGGTGTCGATGCCCAGCTGATCGATGACGTCATCATGGGGCACGTGGTGCAGGGTGGGACGGGCCAGGCCCCGGCCCGTCAGGCGATGATCCACGCCGGCCTCCCCGCGACCATTCCGGCCCTCACCATCAACAAGGTCTGCGGCTCCGGTCTCAAGGCCGTGATGCTGGCGGCCCAGGCCATCAAGGCCGGCGACGCGCACTGCGTCGTGGCGGGTGGCATGGAATCGATGTCGTCGGCGCCGCACTACCTCTACAACTACCGCAACGGCATCAAGGCGGGCAACCAGACCATCGTCGACGGCATGATTCACGACGGCCTCTGGGACTCGTTCGGCAACAACCACATGGGCGAATACGCCGAATACACCGCCGAGAAGGCCGGCGTGTCGCGCGCCGACCAGGATGCCTTCTCGGCGCGGTCGCATCAGCGTGCCGCGGCGGCACAGGCCGCCGGGAAGTTTGCCGCCGAGATGGTGACGGTGGAGATCGCCGGGAAGGGCGGTTCGACGATGGTCTCCGCCGACGAGTCGGTCCGGCCGGACACCACCGCCGAGTCGCTCGCCAAGTTGCGGCCCGTCTTCCGCAAGGACGGCACGGTGACCGCCGGCAACGCGCCCGGGTTGAATGACGGTGGCGCCGCGATCATGGTGACCTCGCTCGCCTTCGCGAAGGCCCACGGACTTCCGGTGCTCGCGCGCATCACCGGCTACGCCACCGGTGGCGGCGAGCCGAAGGAGCTCTTCTTTGCCCCGATCCTCGCCGTGCAGAACCTGATGAAGCAGTCGGGCACGGCGATCGGCGACTATGACCTGATCGAAGCCAACGAGGCCTTCGCCGTGCAGGCGATCGCCGATGGCCGCG is part of the Gemmatimonadota bacterium genome and harbors:
- a CDS encoding valine--tRNA ligase produces the protein MTEPLAPQYDPRAIEGPLYQWWQDRGFYTVDANAPGEPYVIQIPPPNVTAVLHAGHGLNNTLQDVLIRFERMRGRKALWVPGTDHAGIATQNVVEKLLAKEGLTRFDVGREAFVTRVRGFVEETGGVILEQLKALGASCDWSRTYFTLDEDLSRAVREVFVTLHERGLIYRGKYIINWCPRCLTALSNEEAEKEETDGKIWHLRYPREDGQGFVTVATTRPETMLGDTAVAVHPTDPRYAALIGTQLRLPLADRLIPIVGDEAVEADFGSGAVKVTPAHDPTDFEIGKRHGLAQLDVMTDDAKMNDTVPERFRGLDRFEARKRVVAEFDALGLLEKVEAHRHAVGHCYRCDTVVEPRLSDQWFVKMQPLADPALQAYRDGRVSFLPERQGDNYAMWLENIRDWCISRQLWWGHRIPVWYCEAEGCRQTIVSRTDVEACTACGGAVRQDEDVLDTWFSSWLVPFSSLGWPEETDDLRAFYPGATLVTAPEILFFWVARMIMAGLAFRGEVPFRTVYLHGTVRDTQHRKMSKSLGNGIDPLEVIDRFGADALRYTMVSGMAVGTDLILDPADLDVSFAPGRNFANKLWNIGRFLLGHLEAGAAPLASIAERDLTLADRWILARAEATIREATLQYERYRLNDAAAAVYHFLWSDLADWYVEQVKPRLYGNAPGGETARAVAAHVFDQGLRLLHPVMPFITEALWQRLPNSAPDATISLAAWPLASDGRADAAALEEFGAAQAVIGAVRALRAEYAVAPGQTVSVTVSDASPVAARALAAEGETVRRLAKVETLTIGTAPDEPGGTIVLDDRTIVFVPLGDLVDIAKECARLGAEADKLDALVTAQETKLGNEQFVARAPAAIIDKEREKLVAWRAQAEALRAKRIALGCTD
- a CDS encoding acetyl-CoA C-acyltransferase, whose amino-acid sequence is MSDQHIPVIVAACRTPIGRYQGALSSLPATRLGALAIADVVRRAGVDAQLIDDVIMGHVVQGGTGQAPARQAMIHAGLPATIPALTINKVCGSGLKAVMLAAQAIKAGDAHCVVAGGMESMSSAPHYLYNYRNGIKAGNQTIVDGMIHDGLWDSFGNNHMGEYAEYTAEKAGVSRADQDAFSARSHQRAAAAQAAGKFAAEMVTVEIAGKGGSTMVSADESVRPDTTAESLAKLRPVFRKDGTVTAGNAPGLNDGGAAIMVTSLAFAKAHGLPVLARITGYATGGGEPKELFFAPILAVQNLMKQSGTAIGDYDLIEANEAFAVQAIADGRALGWNDDRVNVNGGAIALGHPIGASGARVLATLIHAMHDRKAATGLATLCLGGGNAVALSVAKE
- a CDS encoding HAD family hydrolase, with the translated sequence MTDRAPAVFLDRDGTLIEDPGHLADPAGVVLLPGVIDALHELTRLGYLRIIVTNQSGIGQGFFTEADFAAVQAELHRQLLVHGITIDAVYHCPHRREDSCDCRKPGTAMHRQATERFGIDLARSWCVGDRPGDLLPARTLGAQAILVLTGDGALHADEAGSLGFPVAADLRAAVALLTVPR
- a CDS encoding carbohydrate binding family 9 domain-containing protein; amino-acid sequence: MVLPLTAILAVVAAVADTTPRPQLRAVRISEPVAIDGRLDDAAWRGGALITTLVQSSPTEGAPASEATAVHLAYDDAALYVAARLRDRAPDSVMALLTRRDRSSQSDFFSLYLDPLGDRRTGYEFTVSAAGVQSDGTLYNDDWSDDAWDGVWQSSVRRDGEGWIVEMRIPLSQLRVAAAGSIRWGVNVGRGIGRRNEVSYLIPRLREGSGFVSRFAELLGPDEVTPRRRAELLPYLTGKRESAPTTLGNPFRTGSQTTPSVGADFRLGLGRGFQLDGTVNPDFGQVEVDPAVVNLSDVEVFFDERRPFFVEGINVFRFGYGGANNFMGFNWVNLDPFYSRRIGRAPQGRIPESPFSEAPQGVRILGAAKLTGRLGSWNVGTLSALTQREHARLSDGTVEQRAEIEPLAGYGVVRAQRDFAGGRHGLGVLGTVTHRDFRDNSLRDQMDAGAQLAGLDGWLTLDSKRTWVMSGWGAISRVTGTAARITALQAGAGHYYQRPDADHVELDPDATTMSGSFGRLTLNKQNGSTLFNAAVGAVSPGFEANDLGFVGRTDVLNAHVSSGYRWTKPRGLINSARYATTIFGTWDFGGARNSAGWWNNVNITWSNFSGTYFGGTVNPASTNVRGTRGGPAMASPGGFEAFAGWTSDERKPLSFEVELSGSRYAGGERHAQNYSIAATYRPASNVSISVGPSYEALRNPAQYLRAADDPAATATYGRRYLFGDLDQQTLSGNIRVNWILSPKTSIELFAQPLISSGRYHTVRELRAPGTFAFRDFGTEGSTVDRAAGVVDPDGAGAAPAITIGQPDFTFASLRGNAVFRWEYTAGSTFFLVWTQQRAYQDSQGRFAPGSSFDRLLSEPGQQVLMMKLSYWLNR
- the thrS gene encoding threonine--tRNA ligase gives rise to the protein MTAALDAPIRVTLPDGSIRELEAGTTGAALAAAIGAGLARAAVAIRVNGDIRDLGRPLVDGDQVAILTERDADALPVLRHSAAHILATAVRKIFPGAGIGFGPSIDEGFYYDFDVPRPFTPEDLEALEAAMAEVVAADYPFVREEVSREEANARFADDPLKLERISELGPDETITIYTDGPFVDLCRGPHVPSTAKLKHFKLLTGAGAYWRGDSSRQMLQRIYGTAYFKKDELAQHLFRLEESKKRDHRMLGKQLDLFMFHPFAPGAAFWTEKGTVIYNALNDYMRALQRDGYREIRTPLMYNKGLWEISGHWGKYKENMFLVLDNESNEHDFSLKPMNCPSHHLLYGSKKHSYRELPIRYVTYDVLHRNEVSGALSGLTRVRQFAQDDCHIYLMERQIQAEVHRLVQFILKYYETFGLKATLKFATRPEQRIGSDQLWDEAERALRHALEATGQSYELKPGDGAFYGPKIDFDVEDALGRKWQLGTIQLDYNAADRFDLSFVGEDNADHRPVVIHRAVNGSFERFIAILIEHFAGAFPLWLSPEQVRVVPISDAQRDAAEAVTATLRDAGIRATLDDRNETLNYRIRDGEMAKVPYLAVVGGREAESGAVAVRVRGAGNKQEVIALTEFTARLVEEVRTRTRSLGAPPLSSPAS
- a CDS encoding carboxypeptidase regulatory-like domain-containing protein gives rise to the protein MAPPPGGPADGTPPLLIGTIPDSVRMLDGFDGWVEFRFDEIISEGTQPNFGTGNGELERLVMLSPAPDSVIPRVQWKRNRLLVRPRDGWLPNTVYRIELAPGIRDIREPSNVSQQASVITLSTGGALPGRYLIGRAVDWGTQRPVPLALIEALLLPDSLPYRTLADSNGRFAFGPLPRGTFLVGAVVDQDRNRRRGPKESWDTVRVTAATDVVGEIWAFPRDSTPPRIQSAERVDSFTIGVVLTQTLDPRFALPADSIRVVQLPDSGTIGPLGALPQPAHDSLYRGRGGLTPVKAPDDTAAAKADSTPPDARPAAPPARRPVRGAPTAPPPDSVEQVRPPLTTRLMVRTAGVVQSATSYVVELHGVRTIGGGVATTLRIRVEGRKPVPSKADSLAATKDSTAKARPDSTSGRPTRR